One genomic segment of Mycobacteriales bacterium includes these proteins:
- the arr gene encoding NAD(+)--rifampin ADP-ribosyltransferase: protein MPVTYERCGHIVGPFYHGTKSVLGVGDELVAGYGSNFHEGRVSNNIYFSALVDTAAWGAEMATALAGSEERGHIYVVEPQGPFEDDPNVTDKRLPGNPTQSYRTRHPLLVVAELDSWEGHHPEVLKQMLDRLAVLREQGLDVIED from the coding sequence GTGCCGGTGACCTACGAACGCTGCGGGCACATCGTGGGCCCCTTCTACCACGGGACGAAGTCGGTGCTCGGCGTCGGAGACGAGCTGGTGGCCGGCTACGGCTCCAACTTCCACGAGGGCCGGGTGTCCAACAACATCTACTTCTCCGCGCTGGTCGACACGGCTGCCTGGGGTGCGGAGATGGCGACGGCGCTGGCCGGCAGCGAGGAGCGAGGGCACATCTACGTCGTCGAGCCTCAGGGCCCCTTCGAGGACGACCCGAACGTGACCGACAAGAGGCTCCCGGGCAACCCCACCCAGTCCTATCGCACCCGCCATCCGCTACTCGTCGTTGCCGAGCTGGACTCCTGGGAGGGTCACCACCCGGAAGTCCTGAAACAGATGCTGGACCGCCTGGCCGTCTTGCGCGAGCAAGGGCTCGACGTCATAGAGGACTAG